From Leptotrichia wadei, one genomic window encodes:
- the radA gene encoding DNA repair protein RadA yields the protein MAAKKGKSKYICSECGYSSLKWLGKCPNCDSWGTFEEEIDIKRTFKDVESQDVSISKITEIEIEKEFRMVTPFEEFDRVLGGGLIKGEVVLITGSPGIGKSTFLLQLSQEYAKIGNVFYVSGEESPRQIKQRAERVNVKSENLYILNDTNIEKIESVILRDKPKVVVVDSIQTLYSENVNSIPGSVTQIRETTLKIIEIAKKNEIAFYIVGHVTKDGKLAGPKLLEHMVDAVLQIEGEENSYYRIIRSIKNRYGSTNEISIFDMKENGISEVKNPSEFFISDRDEKNIGSIIVPIFEGSRVFLFEVQSLLGTPNFGMPRRTVEGYDKNRVEILSAVLSRSLKVDVNSKDIYINIPGGIDLNDRSSDLAVIFSLLSSVKGVPISQKIAAIGELGLRGEVRKVSFIKNRVNELEKMGFAGVYLPKSHQADFKKEKTKIKLNYISNISELVERIK from the coding sequence ATGGCTGCAAAAAAGGGAAAATCTAAATATATATGTTCAGAATGTGGTTACAGTTCGTTGAAATGGCTTGGGAAATGTCCTAATTGCGATTCCTGGGGAACATTTGAAGAGGAAATTGATATAAAAAGAACCTTTAAGGATGTGGAGTCACAGGATGTTTCCATTAGCAAGATAACAGAAATTGAAATTGAAAAGGAATTTCGGATGGTAACGCCTTTTGAGGAGTTTGACAGAGTGCTGGGTGGCGGGCTGATAAAGGGGGAAGTTGTGCTAATTACAGGAAGTCCTGGGATTGGAAAATCGACTTTTCTGCTTCAGCTGTCGCAGGAGTATGCAAAGATTGGAAATGTATTCTATGTTTCAGGAGAAGAGTCGCCACGTCAAATAAAACAGCGTGCAGAACGTGTTAATGTAAAAAGTGAAAATTTGTATATTTTAAATGATACAAATATTGAAAAAATTGAAAGTGTAATTTTGAGAGATAAGCCAAAAGTTGTTGTAGTTGATTCAATTCAGACGCTTTATTCTGAAAATGTAAATTCTATTCCTGGGAGTGTGACGCAAATTCGGGAAACAACTTTAAAAATCATTGAAATTGCTAAAAAAAATGAAATTGCATTTTATATTGTAGGACATGTTACGAAGGATGGGAAACTAGCGGGTCCGAAATTGCTGGAGCATATGGTTGATGCAGTTTTGCAGATTGAAGGTGAGGAAAATAGCTATTATAGAATCATTCGTTCAATAAAGAACCGTTATGGCTCTACAAATGAAATTTCAATTTTTGATATGAAGGAAAATGGAATTAGCGAAGTTAAAAATCCGTCTGAATTTTTCATAAGCGACAGAGATGAAAAAAATATTGGAAGCATTATTGTGCCAATTTTTGAAGGAAGCCGTGTATTTTTATTTGAAGTGCAGTCGTTATTGGGGACACCGAATTTTGGAATGCCAAGAAGAACAGTGGAAGGATATGATAAAAATCGGGTGGAAATATTAAGTGCAGTTTTATCACGTTCTTTAAAAGTAGATGTAAATTCAAAGGACATTTATATAAATATTCCAGGAGGAATTGATTTAAATGACAGGAGTTCCGACTTAGCAGTAATTTTTTCACTTCTATCTTCGGTAAAAGGCGTGCCGATAAGTCAGAAAATAGCGGCTATTGGCGAGCTGGGATTACGTGGGGAAGTGAGAAAAGTTTCATTTATCAAAAATAGGGTAAATGAGCTGGAAAAAATGGGATTTGCAGGGGTATACCTGCCAAAAAGCCATCAGGCTGATTTTAAAAAGGAAAAAACAAAAATAAAATTGAATTATATAAGTAACATAAGTGAACTTGTCGAGAGGATAAAGTAA
- the coaD gene encoding pantetheine-phosphate adenylyltransferase, whose product MGKIALYPGSFDPITKGHIDIIKRSSNLFDKLIIGIFKNSTKSKAWFSDEEKVQMIQEILKKEGIEAEIKIFNGLLVDFMYKENVNILIRGLRALSDYEYELQFTLTNKTLAKSEFETVFLTASREYLYLSSSLVKEVALNKGDLSFFVTENVERRLIDKVKK is encoded by the coding sequence ATGGGAAAAATAGCATTGTATCCAGGGAGCTTTGATCCAATAACGAAGGGTCATATTGATATTATAAAGCGTTCTTCAAACTTATTTGACAAGTTAATAATAGGTATTTTTAAAAATTCTACGAAATCAAAAGCCTGGTTTTCTGATGAGGAAAAAGTTCAAATGATACAGGAAATATTAAAAAAAGAAGGTATAGAAGCTGAAATAAAGATTTTTAATGGATTACTGGTTGACTTTATGTATAAGGAAAATGTGAATATTTTGATAAGGGGATTGCGTGCATTGTCAGATTATGAATATGAGCTGCAGTTTACGCTTACAAATAAGACGCTTGCTAAAAGTGAATTTGAGACAGTATTTTTAACTGCTTCAAGGGAATATTTGTATTTAAGTTCCAGCCTTGTAAAGGAAGTTGCCTTAAATAAAGGGGATTTGAGTTTTTTTGTAACAGAAAATGTAGAACGTAGATTAATTGACAAAGTTAAAAAGTAA
- the rnc gene encoding ribonuclease III — protein sequence MENNGNRDVSELIKKIGYEFKNEEYLHEALTHRSYANEIEKGRRFNNEKLEFLGDAILNLITTEYIYDLYEKKTEGELAKLKSQIISEPVFSTIASELELGEYLYLSNGEVMSGGRHRRSILGDAFEALIGAIFKDSDYYTAKNIALKFLLGKINKLEEIEGTGDYKTVLQEFVQGKYRKMPEYNLIKTSGPDHDKVFEMSVSWNNEIHGIGIGKSKKEAEKHAAKEALSKLKK from the coding sequence ATGGAAAATAATGGAAATAGAGATGTAAGTGAATTAATAAAAAAAATAGGGTATGAGTTTAAAAATGAAGAATATTTGCATGAAGCATTAACACATAGGTCGTATGCCAATGAAATTGAAAAGGGCAGAAGGTTTAACAATGAGAAGCTTGAATTTTTGGGAGATGCAATTTTGAATCTTATAACGACTGAGTATATTTATGATCTTTATGAAAAGAAGACGGAAGGGGAACTTGCAAAGCTAAAAAGTCAAATTATAAGTGAGCCTGTATTTTCAACTATTGCGAGTGAGCTTGAACTGGGAGAGTATCTGTACTTGAGCAACGGGGAAGTTATGTCTGGAGGAAGACATAGAAGATCTATTTTAGGAGATGCTTTTGAGGCATTGATTGGTGCGATTTTTAAAGATTCAGATTATTATACTGCAAAAAATATTGCATTGAAATTTTTACTTGGAAAAATAAATAAATTGGAAGAAATAGAAGGAACAGGGGATTATAAGACAGTTCTGCAGGAATTTGTACAAGGGAAATATAGAAAGATGCCTGAATATAATTTAATTAAAACTAGCGGTCCTGACCACGATAAAGTTTTTGAAATGTCTGTAAGCTGGAATAATGAGATTCACGGAATAGGAATTGGAAAAAGTAAAAAAGAAGCTGAAAAGCATGCGGCAAAGGAAGCTCTTTCAAAATTAAAAAAATAG
- the fabF gene encoding beta-ketoacyl-ACP synthase II, whose product MRRVVITGIGLVTPLGTGKDKAWKNLLAGECGIDKITQFDSSEHPVHIAAEVKDFVPENYIEKKELKKIARFSQFAIAASKEALEDAKLEITDENADRIGVIIGSGIGGLDVIEQEVEKLVTRGPRRVSPFYIPAAILNMASGNTSIYTGAKGPNKTVVTACASGTNSIGDAFQAILLGKADAMIAGGTEATVTPSGIAGFANLKALSTNPDPKKASRPFTADRDGFVLGEGAGVLILEELEHAKKRGAKIYAEVVGYGETGDAYHMTAPADGGEGAARAFRMALEQGNIKPEEVGYINAHGTSTPANDKNETQAIKSAFGEHAYKLAVSSTKGATGHLLGGAGGIEAGFLALAISEGIMPPTINYENPDPLCDLDYVPNKPVKRDIEVGMSSSLGFGGHNAVLAFRKYK is encoded by the coding sequence ATGAGAAGAGTAGTTATTACAGGAATAGGATTAGTAACTCCATTGGGAACTGGAAAAGATAAGGCTTGGAAAAATTTATTGGCAGGGGAATGTGGAATTGATAAAATTACTCAATTTGACAGTTCAGAGCATCCAGTGCATATTGCAGCAGAAGTAAAGGATTTTGTGCCTGAAAATTATATTGAAAAGAAAGAATTGAAGAAAATAGCAAGATTTTCACAATTTGCAATTGCGGCATCAAAAGAGGCTTTGGAAGATGCTAAATTAGAGATTACTGATGAAAATGCAGATAGAATCGGAGTAATTATCGGTTCTGGAATTGGCGGGCTGGATGTAATTGAGCAGGAAGTGGAAAAACTTGTTACAAGAGGGCCAAGAAGAGTGTCGCCATTTTATATTCCAGCGGCAATCTTAAATATGGCTTCTGGAAATACTTCAATTTATACTGGAGCAAAAGGGCCTAATAAAACAGTTGTTACAGCCTGTGCTTCAGGGACAAATTCAATTGGAGATGCTTTTCAGGCGATTTTATTAGGAAAAGCTGATGCGATGATTGCTGGAGGAACAGAAGCTACAGTAACTCCATCTGGAATAGCAGGATTTGCAAATTTAAAGGCATTGTCAACTAATCCTGATCCTAAGAAGGCATCACGTCCATTTACAGCTGACAGGGATGGATTTGTTCTTGGAGAAGGTGCTGGGGTATTAATACTTGAAGAATTGGAACATGCTAAAAAACGTGGAGCGAAAATTTATGCGGAAGTTGTAGGATATGGAGAAACTGGAGATGCTTATCACATGACAGCTCCGGCTGATGGTGGAGAAGGTGCTGCAAGAGCATTCAGAATGGCTTTGGAACAAGGAAATATCAAACCTGAAGAAGTTGGATATATAAATGCGCACGGAACTTCTACGCCTGCAAATGATAAAAATGAAACTCAGGCAATAAAATCAGCATTTGGAGAACATGCCTATAAATTGGCTGTAAGTTCTACAAAAGGTGCAACTGGGCATTTATTAGGTGGAGCTGGAGGAATTGAAGCTGGATTTTTAGCGCTTGCAATTTCAGAAGGAATTATGCCGCCAACTATAAATTATGAAAATCCTGATCCGTTATGTGATTTGGACTATGTGCCAAATAAACCTGTAAAAAGAGATATTGAAGTAGGAATGTCAAGTTCGCTTGGATTTGGTGGGCATAATGCTGTGCTGGCGTTTAGAAAATATAAATAA
- a CDS encoding acyl carrier protein, producing the protein MLDKIKSIVVDQLGVDEDQVTEDASFVDDLGADSLDTVELIMAFEEEFDIEIPDEDAQKIKTVKDVMEYIEAKQ; encoded by the coding sequence ATGCTAGATAAAATTAAATCAATAGTTGTAGATCAATTAGGTGTAGATGAAGATCAAGTAACTGAAGATGCATCTTTTGTTGATGATTTAGGAGCTGATTCATTGGATACAGTTGAATTAATCATGGCTTTTGAAGAAGAATTCGATATTGAAATTCCTGATGAAGATGCACAAAAAATTAAAACTGTTAAAGATGTAATGGAATACATCGAAGCTAAACAATAA